The proteins below come from a single Drosophila miranda strain MSH22 chromosome Y unlocalized genomic scaffold, D.miranda_PacBio2.1 Contig_Y1_pilon, whole genome shotgun sequence genomic window:
- the LOC108159681 gene encoding receptor expression-enhancing protein 2, which yields MCVFSCAAWVLFYIYGTILPAFYTFKAVSNDTQKDLTPWAKYWIVYAFITTFEVLGDMFISWVPLYGITKMALIFWIGHTAPAANVRIFNSILGPLLFKHQKQIDHFLQRGKQQMLNEFFIWGTQIIIRSRKTVLPVIFGVFNRTGNSIGMSQVATDADGLEECQLSDSREAVPNIYPDVGVAGTPDSSGEMDKKNGLPTESSGTSLSRGQRKRLLRSSDTKNEIEDLPAVPIPKDEGNEETEDLLAKSQKEGNGRTFRQFLNPRSSKF from the coding sequence ATGTGTGTCTTCAGCTGTGCAGCGTGGGTTCTCTTTTACATATACGGGACCATTTTGCCGGCCTTTTACACATTCAAGGCTGTGTCGAATGACACTCAAAAGGACCTCACGCCCTGGGCTAAGTATTGGATTGTGTATGCCTTCATTACAACCTTCGAGGTGCTGGGCGATATGTTTATCTCGTGGGTTCCACTGTACGGCATCACCAAAATGGCGTTGATATTTTGGATTGGTCACACGGCGCCAGCTGCCAATGTGCGGATTTTTAATTCGATCCTGGGTCCATTGCTCTTCAAGCATCAGAAGCAGATCGATCACTTCTTACAACGGGGCAAGCAGCAGATGCTAAACGAGTTCTTCATTTGGGGAACGCAGATTATCATCCGCAGCCGAAAGACCGTACTGCCCGTTATCTTCGGCGTTTTTAATCGCACTGGGAATTCCATTGGAATGTCGCAAGTGGCCACTGATGCAGACGGTCTGGAGGAATGCCAGTTGTCAGATAGCCGGGAAGCTGTCCCCAATATATATCCTGACGTAGGCGTAGCCGGTACACCGGATTCATCTGGCGAGATGGACAAGAAAAATGGCTTGCCTACGGAATCGTCCGGGACCTCTCTAAGCCGCGGCCAACGCAAGCGTTTGTTGCGTTCCTCCGATACGAAGAATGAAATTGAGGATCTACCGGCAGTGCCAATTCCGAAGGATGAAGGTAACGAAGAAACAGAGGATCTGCTGGCCAAGTCACAAAAGGAGGGCAATGGCCGGACATTCAGACAATTTTTGAATCCTCGAAGCAGTAAATTTTAA
- the LOC108159679 gene encoding FACT complex subunit Ssrp1 — protein sequence MTDSLEYNDINAEVRGVLSSGRLKLTDQNIIFKNNKTGKVEQISVDDIDLINSQKFVGTWGLRVITKSGALHRFTGFRDSEHEKLGKFIKDAYSQEMVEKEMCVKGWNWGTARFMGSVLSFDKDSKTIFEVPLSNVSQCVTGKNEVTLEYHQNDDATVGLLEMRFHIPAVESADDDPVEKFHQNVMSKASVISASGESIAIFREIQILTPRGRYDIKIFSTFFQLHGKTFDYKIPMDSVLRLFMLPHKDSRQMFFVLSLDPPIKQGQTRYHYLVLLFAPDEETTIELPFSEAELRDKYEGKLEKELSGPVYEVMGKVMKVLIGRKITGPGNFIGHSGTAAVGCSYKAAAGYLYPLERGFIYIHKPPLHIRFEEISSVNFARSGGSTRSFDFEVTLKNGTVHIFSSIEKEEYAKLFDFITQKKLHVSNMGKDKSGYKDVDFGDSDNENEPDAYLARLKAEAREKEEEDDDGDDSDGESTDEDFKPNENESDVAEEYDSNVEDDSDDDSDASGGGGDGGTDGSPKKKHKEKKNEKKEKTHQEKEKIKKPTKKKDTGKPKRGTSAFMLWLNDTRESIKRENPGIKVTEIAKKGGEMWKELKDKSKWEEAANKDKIRYQEEMRNYKTGAGGGREDEKGGTSKATKKRKSEPSPSKKANNSGSGFKSKEYISDDESTSDDQEKVKEIPKKKNKSTAEDKDKNSKKSEGEDSDDASNASEDDDEEEDEGSD from the exons ATGACGGATTCCTTGGAGTACAACGACATAAATGCCGAGGTCCGCGGCGTCCTG TCATCTGGTCGTCTCAAGCTTACCGACCAGAACATTATCTTCAAAAATAACAAGACGGGCAAGGTGGAGCAGATTTCCGTGGATGATATCGATCTAATTAATTCTCAAAAATTTGTGGGTACTTGGGGACTACGAGTGATCACCAAGAGCGGTGCGCTGCATCGCTTCACAGGCTTTCGGGACAGCGAGCACGAGAAGCTGGGAAAATTCATAAAGGATGCCTATTCGCAGGAAATGGTGGAGAAGGAGATGTGTGTCAAAGGCTGGAACTGGGGCACGGCTCGATTCATGGGCTCCGTTTTGAGCTTCGATAAGGACTCGAAGACCATATTTGAAGTGCCGCTCTCTAATGTGTCTCAGTGTGTGACTGGCAAGAATGAGGTCACTTTGGAGTACCACCAAAACGATGATGCCACGGTCGGTCTCCTCGAGATGAGGTTTCACATTCCAGCTGTGGAGTCAGCAGATGATGACCCAGTTGAGAAATTTCATCAGAATGTGATGAGCAAGGCTTCGGTCATCTCAGCGTCTGGCGAGTCCATCGCCATCTTTAGAGAGATTCAGATTCTAACGCCTCGCGGTCGTTACGACATCAAGATCTTTTCGACTTTCTTCCAGCTGCATGGCAAGACTTTTGACTACAAGATACCCATGGACTCGGTGCTACGCTTGTTCATGCTACCACACAAGGACAGCCGGCAAATGTTCTTCGTGCTCTCACTGGATCCTCCCATCAAGCAAGGACAGACGCGGTATCATTATTTGGTGTTGCTCTTCGCACCCGACGAGGAGACCACCATTGAACTGCCGTTTTCGGAGGCCGAGCTGCGTGACAAATACGAAGGCAAGCTGGAGAAGGAGTTGTCGGGGCCAGTGTACGAGGTGATGGGCAAGGTGATGAAGGTGCTAATTGGCCGCAAGATTACAGGGCCGGGAAACTTCATAGGCCACTCGGGCACGGCAGCTGTGGGCTGCTCCTACAAGGCTGCCGCTGGTTATTTGTATCCCCTTGAGCGTGGCTTCATCTACATTCACAAGCCGCCCCTGCACATCCGCTTTGAGGAGATTAGCTCAGTGAATTTCGCTCGCAGTGGAGGATCCACGCGTTCCTTTGACTTTGAAGTCACACTGAAAAACGGAACGGTGCACATATTCTCGTCCATTGAGAAGGAAGAGTATGCCAAGCTCTTTGACTTCATCACACAGAAGAAGTTGCATGTGAGCAATATGGGCAAGGACAAGAGTGGCTACAAAGATGTAGACTTTGGTGATTCTGACAATGAGAACGAGCCCGATGCTTACCTAGCCCGCCTCAAGGCCGAGGCCAGAGAAAAAGAGGAGGAAGATGATGACGGCGATGATTCCGATGGAGAATCCACCGATGAGGATTTTAAACCCAACGAAAACGAATCGGACGTGGCCGAGGAGTATGATAGCAATGTGGAGGATGATTCGGACGACGACAGTGACGCTAGTGGCGGCGGAGGAGATGGTGGTACTGATGGTTCGCCCAAAAAGAAGcacaaagaaaaaaagaacGAGAAAAAGGAGAAGACACATCAGGAGAAGGAgaaaatt AAAAAACCCACCAAGAAGAAGGATACCGGCAAGCCCAAACGAGGGACTTCCGCCTTCATGTTGTGGCTTAATGATACCCGTGAAAGCATTAAGCGCGAAAATCCGGGCATCAAAGTCACCGAGATAGCCAAAAAGGGCGGCGAAATGTGGAAGGAGCTCAAGGACAAGTCCAAGTGGGAAGAGGCCGCTAACAAGGATAAGATTCGCTATCAGGAAGAGATGCGCAACTACAAGACCGGAGCGGGTGGTGGCCGTGAGGACGAAAAAGGAGGCACCAGCAAGGCAACCAAGAAACGCAAATCTGAGCCATCGCCATCAAAGAAAGCAAATAACTCTGGAAGTGGCTTCAAGAGCAAGGAATACATCTCCGATGATGAATCCACCAGCGACGATCAGGAAAAGGTCAAGGAAATCCCAAAGAAGAAAAACAAATCTACCGCTGAGGACAAGGATAAGAACTCAAAGAAAAGCGAAGGGGAGGATAGCGACGACGCAAGCAATGCCAGCGAGGACGAtgatgaagaggaagatgagggCAGTGATTAG
- the LOC117190376 gene encoding NTF2-related export protein-like, protein MNNELKIKVERCAHTAKDFTRLYYASFDNRRHQLGRLYLDNAVFSWNGNGSNGRQMIERYFLELPSSSHQMNTMDAH, encoded by the exons atgAACAAC GAACTAAAGATTAAAGTTGAACGTTGTGCTCACACAGCCAAGGATTTCACGCGCCTCTACTACGCTTCCTTCGACAATCGTCGCCAT CAATTAGGACGTCTGTACCTTGACAATGCAGTCTTTAGctggaatggaaatggatCCAATGGACGTCAAATGATCGAGCGCTATTTTCTGGAGTTGCCTTCGTCTAGCCATCAGATGAACACCATGGATGCCCACTAA